The following are from one region of the Sardina pilchardus chromosome 4, fSarPil1.1, whole genome shotgun sequence genome:
- the LOC134079043 gene encoding E3 ubiquitin-protein ligase TRIM35-like, with protein MNLANELARHYYVRLYKDPVILTCTHSFCKVCLKQFWETKPSRECPVCRRRSSKEQPLTNLALRNLCEVYLQERSQRGALCSLHGDPLRLFCHDDQQLVCYSCRDSKLHRSHQFSPVDEAAADRKEELKIKLYPMKEKLKAFKKAKLTCDGTAEHIKTQAQHTEKQIKEEFEKLHQFLRDEEAARIAALREEEEQKSQMMKEKIEKMNREISSLSDSIRAIEEQMGAGDIIFLQQCTLQDPERVSGALINVAKHLGNLKFRVWEKMQETVQYAPVTLDPNTAASLLILSEDLTSVRRGNEKQQLPDNPERFDVYASVLGSDGFNSGTHCWDVEVGENKWWGVGVMTESAQRKGDYDSMSGWWYMWYNGAAYRARAPPQPFTLLTVQQKLQRIRVQLDWDRGKLSFSDPDNNTHLHTLKHTFTERVFPYFNMGRSLSPLCIVPVKASVSVEQPS; from the exons atgaacCTAGCCAATGAACTAGCACGTCATTACTACGTCAGAC TGTACAAGGACCCTGTCATTCTAACATGTACTCACAGCTTCTGTAAAGTCTGTCTGAAGCAGTTCTGGGAAACTAAACCATCCAGAGAATGTCCAGTCTGCAGGAGGAGGTCATCAAAGGAACAGCCTCTAACTAACCTGGCGTTAAGAAACTTGTGTGAGGTGTACTTACAGGAGAGAAGTCAGAGAGGAGCGCTGTGTAGTCTCCATGGTGACCCACTCAGGCTGTTTTGTCATGATGATCAGCAGCTTGTGTGTTACTCGTGTCGAGACTCAAAACTCCACAGGAGTCACCAGTTCAGCCCTGTTGATGAAGCAGCAGCTGACCGGAAG GAAGAGCTCAAAATTAAACTATATCCCATGAAGGAGAAGCTGAAGGCTTTTAAAAAAGCAAAACTCACCTGTGATGGAACAGCTGAACACATTAAG ACTCAGgcccagcacacagagaagcagatcaaggaggagtttgagaagcttcaccagtttctacgagatgaagaggcagccaggatagctgcactgagggaggaagaggagcagaagagtcagatgatgaaggagaagattgagaagatgaacagagagatctcatctctttcagactcaatcagagccatagaagagCAGATGGGAGCTGGCGACATCATATTCCTGCAG cagtgcacactgcaggatccagagagggtttcaggagctctgatcaatgtggcaaagcacctgggcaacctgaagttcagagtctgggagaagatgcaggagactgttcagtatg ctcctgtgactctggatcccaacactgcagcTTCACttctcatcctgtctgaggatctgaccagtgtgagacGTGGTAATGAGAagcagcagcttcctgataacccagagagatttgatgtgTATGCCAGTGTCCTGGGCTCTGATggctttaactcagggactcactgctgggatgtggaggttggagagaacaaatggtggggtgtgggtgtgatgacagagtcggcccagaggaagggagactaTGACTCCATGAGTGGATGGTGGTATATGTGGTATAATGGTGCTGCATATAGAGCACGTGCTCCTCCTCAGCCCTTCACTctcctcacagtgcagcagaaactccagaggatcagagtgcagctggactgggacagaggaaagctgtcattctctgaccccgacaataacacacacctacacactctcaaacacactttcactgagagagtgtttccataTTTTAATATGGGCCGtagcctctctcctctgtgtattGTACCAGTGAAGGCCTCTGTGTCAGTAGAGCAGCCCAGTTAG
- the LOC134079044 gene encoding zinc-binding protein A33-like, which yields MASKRSFIEGDFSCPVCCEVFKNPVLMECSHSVCEVCLHKFWETKGYRECPICRKRSSKSNPPLNLALRNLCETYLQEKSQKASAGSEVLCSLHSERLKLFCLEDKQPVCLVCRDSREHKNHNFSPLIEVTGGYKEGLRTQVAKLKEKMKTHEEAKLTCDETAKHIKTQAQNTEKKIKIEFKNLRHFLRDEEAARIAALREEEEQKSQMMKEKIEKMSREISSLSDTIRAVEKKMRADDVTFLQVVGRPHIQPHIFSHTLSPHTDNLITFTVDTSPAITLVTPLLTMTIFHIPVNTSLSVQLMCVFFLSAAPVTLDPNTAYPSLILSEDLTRMRRDDERQQLPDNPERFDKYACVLGSEGFNSGTHCWDVEVGENTQWAVGVMTESLQRKGNFKSMSGRYYVRYDDGTYEACAPPQPPTVLTVQQKLQRIRVQLDWDRGELTLSNPDNKTHLHTLTHTFTERLFPYFNSKFLLRVLPVAVSVTAKAPQ from the exons ATGGCCTCCAAGCGTTCTTTCATCGAAGGAGATTTCTcttgtcctgtgtgctgtgaagtCTTCAAGAACCCTGTCCTCATGGAATgcagtcacagtgtgtgtgaagtctgtCTGCATAAGTTCTGGGAAACCAAAGGATATAGAGAGTGTCCCATCTGTAGGAAAAGATCCTCAAAATCAAACCCACCCCTTAACTTGGCATTAAGGAACCTGTGTGAGACCTACTTACAGGAAAAAAGTCAGAAAGCTTCAGCAGGGTCTGaggtgctctgcagtctgcacagtgagagactcaagctcttctgtctggaggataaacagcctgtgtgtctggtgtgtcgAGACTCAAGGGAACATAAGAATCACAACTTCAGTCCTCTCATTGAAGTAACAGGTGGTTATAAG GAGGGACTGAGGACACAGGTGGCTAAGCTGAAAGAGAAGATGAAGACACACGAAGAAGCTAAACTAACCTGTGATGAAACAGCAAAGCACATTAAG ACACAGGCACaaaacacagagaagaagatCAAGATAGAATTTAAGAATCTTCGGCACtttctacgagatgaagaggcagccaggatagctgcactgagggaggaagaggagcagaagagtcagatgatgaaggagaagattgagaagatgagcagagagatctcatctctttcagacacaatcaGAGCCGTAGAAAAGAAGATGAGAGCTGATGATGTGACATTCCTGCAGGTAGTAGGACGACCACATATTCAACCACATATATTCAGCCACACATT ATCCCCTCATACTGACAACTTAATAACTTTCACTGTTGATACTTCTCCTGCCATTACATTGGTAACACCACTATTAACAATGACCATCTTTCACATCCCTGTCAACACATCACTCAGTGttcagctcatgtgtgtgttctttctctctgcagctcctgtgactctggatcccaacactgcataCCCCAgtctcatcctgtctgaggatctgaccagaATGAGACGTGATGACGAGAGacagcagcttcctgataaTCCAGAGAGGTTTGATAAGTATGCCTgtgtcctgggctctgagggcttcaactcagggactcactgctgggatgtggaggttggagagaacacacagtggGCTGTTGGTGTGATGACCGAGTCTCTCCAGAGGAAGGGAAACTTTAAATCCATGAGTGGACGCTATTATGTGCGGTATGATGATGGTACATATGAAGCATGTGCTCCTCCTCAGCCCCCCACTgtcctcacagtgcagcagaaactccagaggatcagagtgcaactggactgggacagaggagagctgaCATTATCTAACCCCGATAATaagacacacctacacacactcacacacactttcactgagagaCTGTTTCCATACTTCAACAGTAAATTTCTTCTGAGGGTCTTGCCTGTAGCGGTCTCTGTAACAGCAAAGGCCCCACAGTAG
- the LOC134079109 gene encoding NACHT, LRR and PYD domains-containing protein 3-like isoform X2, translated as MSASQERQEAANRQTDRTALRHSKRSKTHRPDSPGSSHASMKSERSMYDPLNFNGAQSEPGSKTHRPDSTGSSHASMKSERSMYDPLNFNGAQSESGPKPYRPVCPGSSSIGDRPNFSNDGTLRSVIRKHKASLKRKFENISEGLIKSGSDTLLSKVYTELYITEGECEGINKEHEVWQVESTSKAQTTDDTPIKCNDIFKPLLGQEKHIRTVMTKGVAGIGKTVSVQKFILDWIDGVANQDVDFMFPLPFRELNLVKDYQYSLHSLLLDFHPELKDLKDGEEYKSCRVVFIFDGLDESRLPLNFEANVKPIFVTQTSSVDIMMTSLIKGSLLPSAHIWITSRPAAASQIPTQYINQVTEVRGFNDPQKEEYFRKRISDDRQAKTIISHIKSSRSLYIMCHIPVFCWIAATVLQQMLTRKKTTDIPKTLTEMFIQFLLIQTIQKDQKFELRHETDTKRLLKSQKEEILKMAELAFKNLQEGNLIFYEEDLRKCDIDVIAASVYSGMCTEIFKEDVFHQKKVYSFVHLSIQEFLAALFVFNSYVTQNLEPLKYILGEEQRNGPEPSHQSVQNLKPPDLHVLINRAVDEALKSRNGHLDLFLRFLTGISLESNQRLLQGLLTQKYSTSNSIKQTCQYIKNLNREDLCPERCINLFHCLLEMNDHSMQKEIQKYLKSRKGANRELSPAQCSALAHMLVMSEEELDEFDLQAYNTSIEGRRRLIPAVRHFKKARLAGFPLSETTCGIVASVLQSPNSLNELDLTDCEVKDYGLRILSTGLSSSHCKLQTLRLPGCCISEKGCTALALALTSNTSQIKKLDLSFNHPGEGLKMFPKKLTLHAEYCEEIRLRRGVWKYACDLTLDPNTAHKRLSISECNREVTFVGKDQQYPDHPERFRFASQVLCSQGLSGQCYWEVQWSGVGAHIAVAYKSIQRKSVRTANNLGHDHRSWNLACHPGNYSACHNGKHTDISIPCAPSRRVGVHLNEKAGILSFYSVSSDTLTLLHTFHSTFTEPLYPAFKLLSKGSSVSLV; from the exons ATGAGTGCCTCTCAGGAAAGACAGGAGGCTgccaacagacaaacagacagaactGCACTCAGACATTCTAAAAG atcaaaaacacacagaccagaTTCTCCAGGGTCCAGCCATGCATCTATGAAGAGTGAGAGGTCCATGTATGATCCACTCAATTTCAATGGAGCACAGTCTGAACCTGG atcaaaaacacacagaccagaTTCTACAGGGTCCAGCCATGCATCTATGAAGAGTGAGAGGTCCATGTATGATCCACTCAATTTCAATGGAGCACAGTCTGAATCCGG GCCAAAACCATATCGCCCAGTCTGTCCAGGATCCAGCTCCATTGGTGATCGACCCAACTTCAGCA ATGATGGGACCCTGAGGAGCGTTATAAGGAAACATAAAGCCAGTCTAAAGAGAAAATTTGAGAACATATCTGAAGGCCTCATCAAATCAGGTTCTGATACACTCCTGAGTAAGGTCTACACAGAACTCTACATCACTGAGGGAGAATGTGAAGGGATTAATAAGGaacatgaggtttggcaggttGAGTCAACATCCAAAGCACAAACCACAGATGACACACCGATAAAATGCAatgacatcttcaagcccttactTGGTCAGGAGAAGCACATCAGAACTGTGATGACCAAAGGTGTTGCTGGAATTGGGAAAACAGTCTCCGTGCAGAAGTTCATTCTTGATTGGATAGATGGGGTGGCCAATCAGGATGTGGATTTTATGTTTCCCCTTCCTTTCCGTGAGTTGAATTTGGTCAAGGATTATCAATATAGTCTTCACAGCCTCCTacttgacttccaccctgagctgAAGGATCTGAAGGATGGTGAAGAATACAAAAGTTGTCGCGTTGTGTTCATTTTTGATGGGTTGGATGAAAGTCGATTACCTCTGAATTTCGAAGCCAATGTCAAGCCGATATTTGTAACGCAAACATCATCAGTTGATATTATGATGACAAGCCTCATAAAGGGATCTTTGCTGCCCTCTGCACACATCTGGATAACATCACGGCCAGCTGCAGCCAGTCAAATCCCTACTCAGTACATCAACCAGGTGACAGAAGTACGAGGATTCAATGATCCTCAGAAGGAAGAATATttcaggaagagaatcagtgATGACCGTCAGGCCAAGACAATCATTTCACACATAAAGTCATCCAGAAGTCtttacatcatgtgccacattccagtcttctgttggattgCAGCAACTGTTCTTCAGCAGATGCTGACAAGGAAAAAGACCACAGATATCCCCAAGACTCTGACTGAGATGTTTATACAGTTTCTACTCATCCAGACCATCCAAAAAGACCAGAAGTTTGAATTAAGACATGAAACAGACACAAAACGCCTCTTGAAATCACAGAAAGAAGAAATACTGAAGATGGCAGAACTGGCTTTTAAGAACCTACAGGAAGGAAATCTCATAttttatgaggaagacctgagaaaGTGTGACATTGATGTCATTGCAGCATCAGTGTACTCTGggatgtgcactgagatcttcaagGAAGATGTGTTTCACCAGAAGAAGGTGTACAgttttgtgcatctgagcattcaGGAGTTTTTGGcagctctgtttgtgtttaaCTCTTATGTGACTCAAAACCTGGAGCCCCTAAAATACATCCTTGGTGAGGAACAGAGAAATGGCCCCGAGCCATCTCATCAATCAGTGCAGAACTTAAAACCGCCAGATCTACATGTGTTGATTAACAGGGCAGTGGATGAGGCTTTGAAGAGCAGGAATGGACATTTGGACCTTTTCCTTCGCTTCCTAACAGGCATTTCTCTGGAGAGCAATCAGAGACTGCTGCAGGGCTTACtgacacaaaaatacagcaCCTCCAATAGCATCAAGCAAACATGTCAGTACATTAAGAACCTCAACAGAGAAGATCTCTGTCCTGAGAGATGCATCAATCTTTTCCACTGCTTATTGGAAATGAATGATCATTCCATGCAAAAGGAAATTCAAAAATACCTGAAATCACGTAAAGGTGCCAATCGAGAATTGTCTCCAGCTCAGTGCTCAGCACTGGCTCACATGCTGGTGATGTCTGAAGAGGAGCTGGACGAGTTTGACCTCCAAGCGTACAACACATCAATCGAAGGACGCAGGAGACTGATCCCAGCTGTGAGGCACTTCAAAAAGGCACG ACTCGCTGGCTTTCCACTCAGTGAAACAACCTGTGGAATTGTAGCCtcagttctacagtcaccaaactctcTGAATGAGTTGGACCTGACTGACTGTGAAGTGAAAGATTATGGACTTCGAATTCTCTCCACAGGACTCTCTAGttcccactgcaaactgcagacattaag GCTGCCTGGTTGTTGCATCTCTGAGAAAGGTTGTACTGCTCTAGCTTTAGCTCTGACTTCAAACACCTCCCAAATAAAAAAGCTGGATCTGAGTTTTAATCATCCCGGAGAAGGACTGAAAATGTTTCCTAAAAAACTGACACTTCA TGCTGAATACTGTGAAGAAATCAGATTGAGAAGAGGAGTGTGGAAAT atgcctgtgatctCACCCTGGACCCAAACACGGCACACAAAAGACTCTCAATCTCTGAGTGCAACAGAGAGGTTACATTTGTGGGAAAGGATCAGCAGTATCccgaccacccagagagatttcgCTTTGCGTCTCAGGTACTGTGTAGCCAGGGTCTGAGTGGACAGTGCTACTGGGAGGTCCAGTGGAGTGGGGTCGGGGCTCATATAGctgtggcctataaaagcatccAGAGGAAAAGCGTGCGTACAGCCAACAACCTGGGACATGATCACAGATCCTGGAATTTGGCCTGCCATCCTGGCAATTACTCTGCCTGTCACAATGGTAAACACACTGACATATCCATCCCGTGTGCACCCTCTAGAAGAGTTGGGGTGCATCTGAACGAGAAGGCTGGTATTCTGTCCTTCTATTCTGTttcctctgacacactcaccctcctgcacacgttccactccacattcactgagcccctctatccaGCATTTAAGCTTCTGTCTAAAGGCTCCTCTGTGTCCCTTGTGTAA
- the LOC134079109 gene encoding NACHT, LRR and PYD domains-containing protein 3-like isoform X1 yields the protein MCYKNKDCYHHHHHHIFCKSRDTFLSAARMSASQERQEAANRQTDRTALRHSKRSKTHRPDSPGSSHASMKSERSMYDPLNFNGAQSEPGSKTHRPDSTGSSHASMKSERSMYDPLNFNGAQSESGPKPYRPVCPGSSSIGDRPNFSNDGTLRSVIRKHKASLKRKFENISEGLIKSGSDTLLSKVYTELYITEGECEGINKEHEVWQVESTSKAQTTDDTPIKCNDIFKPLLGQEKHIRTVMTKGVAGIGKTVSVQKFILDWIDGVANQDVDFMFPLPFRELNLVKDYQYSLHSLLLDFHPELKDLKDGEEYKSCRVVFIFDGLDESRLPLNFEANVKPIFVTQTSSVDIMMTSLIKGSLLPSAHIWITSRPAAASQIPTQYINQVTEVRGFNDPQKEEYFRKRISDDRQAKTIISHIKSSRSLYIMCHIPVFCWIAATVLQQMLTRKKTTDIPKTLTEMFIQFLLIQTIQKDQKFELRHETDTKRLLKSQKEEILKMAELAFKNLQEGNLIFYEEDLRKCDIDVIAASVYSGMCTEIFKEDVFHQKKVYSFVHLSIQEFLAALFVFNSYVTQNLEPLKYILGEEQRNGPEPSHQSVQNLKPPDLHVLINRAVDEALKSRNGHLDLFLRFLTGISLESNQRLLQGLLTQKYSTSNSIKQTCQYIKNLNREDLCPERCINLFHCLLEMNDHSMQKEIQKYLKSRKGANRELSPAQCSALAHMLVMSEEELDEFDLQAYNTSIEGRRRLIPAVRHFKKARLAGFPLSETTCGIVASVLQSPNSLNELDLTDCEVKDYGLRILSTGLSSSHCKLQTLRLPGCCISEKGCTALALALTSNTSQIKKLDLSFNHPGEGLKMFPKKLTLHAEYCEEIRLRRGVWKYACDLTLDPNTAHKRLSISECNREVTFVGKDQQYPDHPERFRFASQVLCSQGLSGQCYWEVQWSGVGAHIAVAYKSIQRKSVRTANNLGHDHRSWNLACHPGNYSACHNGKHTDISIPCAPSRRVGVHLNEKAGILSFYSVSSDTLTLLHTFHSTFTEPLYPAFKLLSKGSSVSLV from the exons ATGTGCTACAAAAATAAAGATtgctatcatcatcatcatcatcatatctTCTGCAAGTCTAGAGATACTTTCCTCAGTGCTGCAAGGATGAGTGCCTCTCAGGAAAGACAGGAGGCTgccaacagacaaacagacagaactGCACTCAGACATTCTAAAAG atcaaaaacacacagaccagaTTCTCCAGGGTCCAGCCATGCATCTATGAAGAGTGAGAGGTCCATGTATGATCCACTCAATTTCAATGGAGCACAGTCTGAACCTGG atcaaaaacacacagaccagaTTCTACAGGGTCCAGCCATGCATCTATGAAGAGTGAGAGGTCCATGTATGATCCACTCAATTTCAATGGAGCACAGTCTGAATCCGG GCCAAAACCATATCGCCCAGTCTGTCCAGGATCCAGCTCCATTGGTGATCGACCCAACTTCAGCA ATGATGGGACCCTGAGGAGCGTTATAAGGAAACATAAAGCCAGTCTAAAGAGAAAATTTGAGAACATATCTGAAGGCCTCATCAAATCAGGTTCTGATACACTCCTGAGTAAGGTCTACACAGAACTCTACATCACTGAGGGAGAATGTGAAGGGATTAATAAGGaacatgaggtttggcaggttGAGTCAACATCCAAAGCACAAACCACAGATGACACACCGATAAAATGCAatgacatcttcaagcccttactTGGTCAGGAGAAGCACATCAGAACTGTGATGACCAAAGGTGTTGCTGGAATTGGGAAAACAGTCTCCGTGCAGAAGTTCATTCTTGATTGGATAGATGGGGTGGCCAATCAGGATGTGGATTTTATGTTTCCCCTTCCTTTCCGTGAGTTGAATTTGGTCAAGGATTATCAATATAGTCTTCACAGCCTCCTacttgacttccaccctgagctgAAGGATCTGAAGGATGGTGAAGAATACAAAAGTTGTCGCGTTGTGTTCATTTTTGATGGGTTGGATGAAAGTCGATTACCTCTGAATTTCGAAGCCAATGTCAAGCCGATATTTGTAACGCAAACATCATCAGTTGATATTATGATGACAAGCCTCATAAAGGGATCTTTGCTGCCCTCTGCACACATCTGGATAACATCACGGCCAGCTGCAGCCAGTCAAATCCCTACTCAGTACATCAACCAGGTGACAGAAGTACGAGGATTCAATGATCCTCAGAAGGAAGAATATttcaggaagagaatcagtgATGACCGTCAGGCCAAGACAATCATTTCACACATAAAGTCATCCAGAAGTCtttacatcatgtgccacattccagtcttctgttggattgCAGCAACTGTTCTTCAGCAGATGCTGACAAGGAAAAAGACCACAGATATCCCCAAGACTCTGACTGAGATGTTTATACAGTTTCTACTCATCCAGACCATCCAAAAAGACCAGAAGTTTGAATTAAGACATGAAACAGACACAAAACGCCTCTTGAAATCACAGAAAGAAGAAATACTGAAGATGGCAGAACTGGCTTTTAAGAACCTACAGGAAGGAAATCTCATAttttatgaggaagacctgagaaaGTGTGACATTGATGTCATTGCAGCATCAGTGTACTCTGggatgtgcactgagatcttcaagGAAGATGTGTTTCACCAGAAGAAGGTGTACAgttttgtgcatctgagcattcaGGAGTTTTTGGcagctctgtttgtgtttaaCTCTTATGTGACTCAAAACCTGGAGCCCCTAAAATACATCCTTGGTGAGGAACAGAGAAATGGCCCCGAGCCATCTCATCAATCAGTGCAGAACTTAAAACCGCCAGATCTACATGTGTTGATTAACAGGGCAGTGGATGAGGCTTTGAAGAGCAGGAATGGACATTTGGACCTTTTCCTTCGCTTCCTAACAGGCATTTCTCTGGAGAGCAATCAGAGACTGCTGCAGGGCTTACtgacacaaaaatacagcaCCTCCAATAGCATCAAGCAAACATGTCAGTACATTAAGAACCTCAACAGAGAAGATCTCTGTCCTGAGAGATGCATCAATCTTTTCCACTGCTTATTGGAAATGAATGATCATTCCATGCAAAAGGAAATTCAAAAATACCTGAAATCACGTAAAGGTGCCAATCGAGAATTGTCTCCAGCTCAGTGCTCAGCACTGGCTCACATGCTGGTGATGTCTGAAGAGGAGCTGGACGAGTTTGACCTCCAAGCGTACAACACATCAATCGAAGGACGCAGGAGACTGATCCCAGCTGTGAGGCACTTCAAAAAGGCACG ACTCGCTGGCTTTCCACTCAGTGAAACAACCTGTGGAATTGTAGCCtcagttctacagtcaccaaactctcTGAATGAGTTGGACCTGACTGACTGTGAAGTGAAAGATTATGGACTTCGAATTCTCTCCACAGGACTCTCTAGttcccactgcaaactgcagacattaag GCTGCCTGGTTGTTGCATCTCTGAGAAAGGTTGTACTGCTCTAGCTTTAGCTCTGACTTCAAACACCTCCCAAATAAAAAAGCTGGATCTGAGTTTTAATCATCCCGGAGAAGGACTGAAAATGTTTCCTAAAAAACTGACACTTCA TGCTGAATACTGTGAAGAAATCAGATTGAGAAGAGGAGTGTGGAAAT atgcctgtgatctCACCCTGGACCCAAACACGGCACACAAAAGACTCTCAATCTCTGAGTGCAACAGAGAGGTTACATTTGTGGGAAAGGATCAGCAGTATCccgaccacccagagagatttcgCTTTGCGTCTCAGGTACTGTGTAGCCAGGGTCTGAGTGGACAGTGCTACTGGGAGGTCCAGTGGAGTGGGGTCGGGGCTCATATAGctgtggcctataaaagcatccAGAGGAAAAGCGTGCGTACAGCCAACAACCTGGGACATGATCACAGATCCTGGAATTTGGCCTGCCATCCTGGCAATTACTCTGCCTGTCACAATGGTAAACACACTGACATATCCATCCCGTGTGCACCCTCTAGAAGAGTTGGGGTGCATCTGAACGAGAAGGCTGGTATTCTGTCCTTCTATTCTGTttcctctgacacactcaccctcctgcacacgttccactccacattcactgagcccctctatccaGCATTTAAGCTTCTGTCTAAAGGCTCCTCTGTGTCCCTTGTGTAA